The Cryptococcus deuterogattii R265 chromosome 4, complete sequence genome segment AATTCGGGCTGACATCATCACAGTGCTGTTGCCACCTCTATATATTGCCCGTCTCGCACCTATTTTTGATAGTAGATAGTCAGGATGAATCAGCCTAATAGGGTTGACTCGTGGTTATTacaagatgatgagaagcCGTGAGTTTCTCCATCACACAATTACAAAGCACAGAGATGCATAAGACTCAAAGTTGATGAGTTGGAACCGGCAGATTAACGATCACGGAGGATCCCAAACTGCCCAACGCTTCCACTATAGTCATACGGCGACAGGATCATACATTGGGAAACATGCTTAGAGCGTGAGCCGCAAGCCATTAAATTAATTTCATATGGCTGTGCTGACAACTAGTGAAGACAATTAATGCTCGATCCCACTGTCCTATTCGCAGGCTACAAAGTTCCACATCCCCTCGAAAACGACATTCTTCTCAAAATCCAAACTGATGAGCGGTCGAACCCTGCCGAAGCTCTGAAACGTGCATGTCATGAACTGATCCGGCAAACTGTACACATCAAAGCTCAATTCCAACAGCAAGCAAAGAACATCGAGATGGGTATGGGTCCCGAACAAGGAGGCGCTCCTGGTGCAGCAGGCGCGAATGGAGCGTATGATCCGTATGGGGATGGATTCGGGAGAGAGGGCAATGTGGTCGTCGGCGGTGCAGCGAGAGAGCAGGGGCAGGATGTATATGAC includes the following:
- a CDS encoding DNA-directed RNA polymerase II subunit RPB11, with protein sequence MNQPNRVDSWLLQDDEKPLTITEDPKLPNASTIVIRRQDHTLGNMLRAQLMLDPTVLFAGYKVPHPLENDILLKIQTDERSNPAEALKRACHELIRQTVHIKAQFQQQAKNIEMGMGPEQGGAPGAAGANGAYDPYGDGFGREGNVVVGGAAREQGQDVYDF